The Streptomyces sp. NBC_01353 genome contains a region encoding:
- a CDS encoding DUF1203 domain-containing protein, which produces MTTYTARPIEPAALAELRVVDDAGQPCVPYTATEGGSPLRCCLRPFSAGERIALVSYAPLRRWAAETGAAPRAYDEQGPVFIHAEECAGPAAGAEAYPFDRPGALRTLRRYDSEGRIVGGRLLEIPVEATEGFDKAFTEAFAEPQVALVHVRAVEYGCFQFEVRRP; this is translated from the coding sequence ATGACCACCTACACCGCACGCCCCATCGAGCCCGCCGCCCTCGCCGAACTCCGGGTCGTGGACGACGCCGGGCAGCCCTGTGTCCCGTACACCGCCACCGAGGGCGGGAGCCCGCTGCGCTGCTGTCTGCGGCCCTTCTCGGCAGGGGAGAGGATCGCGCTCGTCTCCTACGCGCCCCTGCGGCGCTGGGCCGCCGAGACCGGGGCCGCACCCCGGGCGTACGACGAGCAGGGGCCGGTCTTCATCCACGCGGAGGAGTGCGCCGGGCCGGCCGCGGGCGCGGAGGCGTACCCCTTCGACAGGCCCGGTGCCCTGCGTACTCTGCGCCGCTACGACTCCGAGGGGCGCATCGTCGGCGGACGGCTCCTGGAGATCCCGGTCGAGGCGACCGAGGGCTTCGACAAGGCCTTCACGGAGGCGTTCGCCGAACCCCAGGTGGCGCTCGTGCATGTCAGGGCCGTCGAGTACGGCTGCTTCCAGTTCGAGGTGCGGCGCCCCTGA
- a CDS encoding ABATE domain-containing protein yields the protein MTLIHPDGQVFRFDAGALCLELLLTGGPGPVAARFEVLDSAEGLRDWVRRCRLGPDLDVTVTARELARVREVRNALWGLAHARTEGRAYAPEGLALVNEAAARPPLLPRMTADGAHAWGPGATATALLSTVARDAIDLFTGPHADRIRECGADNCALLFVDTSRPGRRRWCAMERCGNRHKVRAHRARAHSEGEVTELLP from the coding sequence ATGACCCTGATTCACCCCGATGGGCAGGTGTTCCGCTTCGACGCGGGCGCGCTCTGTCTGGAGCTGCTGCTCACGGGGGGTCCCGGGCCGGTGGCCGCGCGGTTCGAGGTCCTCGACTCGGCGGAGGGGCTGCGGGACTGGGTCCGGCGGTGCCGGCTCGGGCCCGATCTCGACGTGACGGTCACGGCGCGCGAGCTGGCGCGGGTACGGGAGGTGCGGAACGCCCTGTGGGGGCTCGCCCACGCCCGTACGGAAGGTCGCGCCTACGCGCCGGAGGGCCTCGCCCTCGTCAACGAGGCCGCCGCCCGGCCCCCGCTCCTCCCGCGCATGACCGCCGACGGGGCGCACGCCTGGGGTCCGGGGGCCACCGCGACCGCGCTGCTCTCGACCGTCGCCCGCGACGCGATCGACCTGTTCACCGGCCCCCACGCCGACCGGATCCGCGAATGCGGCGCCGACAACTGCGCTCTGCTGTTCGTGGACACCTCCCGCCCCGGGCGCCGCCGCTGGTGCGCCATGGAGCGCTGCGGCAACCGGCACAAGGTCCGGGCGCACCGGGCGCGTGCGCACAGCGAGGGCGAGGTCACGGAGCTGCTGCCGTAG
- a CDS encoding polyprenyl synthetase family protein, which yields MTVVGPFGLSVRDQALEADVQTGLAAVEAGLLDATKSEIPFITEAAQHLVLAGGKRFRPLLVMLAAQFGDPYAPGIVPSAVVVELTHLATLYHDDVMDEADVRRGVDSANTRWGNSIAVLTGDFLFARASHTLADLGPEAVRIQSEAFERLVTGQILETAGPQGDRDPVDHYLDVLGGKTGSLVAVSCRFGAMMSGADESVVDILTQYGERLGVAFQLADDVLDIASDSHESGKTPGTDLREGIPTLPVLHLRAAAAAHGRPEDVELVELVDSDLSDDARHAEALRRLRVHPALEQARRDTVRYAEEARAMLAPLPEGYAKSALQELCDAVVHRAG from the coding sequence GTGACCGTCGTCGGGCCGTTCGGTCTTAGCGTGCGGGACCAGGCTCTTGAGGCCGATGTCCAGACCGGATTGGCGGCCGTGGAGGCAGGGCTCCTCGACGCCACCAAGAGCGAGATCCCGTTCATCACGGAAGCCGCGCAGCATCTCGTCCTGGCGGGCGGGAAGCGGTTCCGGCCGCTGCTCGTGATGCTCGCCGCCCAGTTCGGCGACCCCTACGCGCCCGGAATCGTGCCCTCGGCCGTCGTCGTCGAGCTCACCCACCTCGCCACGCTCTACCACGACGACGTCATGGACGAGGCGGACGTGCGGCGCGGCGTCGACTCCGCGAACACGCGATGGGGCAACTCGATCGCCGTCCTGACGGGTGACTTCCTCTTCGCCCGCGCCTCGCACACGCTGGCGGACCTCGGACCCGAGGCCGTACGCATCCAGTCGGAGGCGTTCGAACGTCTGGTCACCGGCCAGATCCTGGAGACCGCGGGCCCGCAGGGCGACCGCGACCCCGTCGACCACTACCTCGACGTCCTCGGCGGCAAGACCGGCTCGCTCGTCGCCGTCTCCTGCCGCTTCGGCGCGATGATGTCCGGCGCGGACGAGAGCGTCGTCGACATCCTCACCCAGTACGGCGAGCGCCTCGGCGTCGCCTTCCAGCTCGCCGACGACGTCCTCGACATCGCCTCCGACTCCCACGAGTCCGGCAAGACCCCCGGCACGGACCTGCGCGAGGGCATCCCGACCCTGCCGGTGCTCCACCTGCGCGCCGCCGCGGCGGCCCACGGGCGCCCGGAGGACGTGGAGCTGGTCGAGCTCGTCGACAGCGACCTCAGCGACGACGCACGCCACGCGGAGGCCCTGCGACGGCTCCGCGTCCACCCGGCACTGGAGCAGGCCCGCCGGGACACCGTGCGCTACGCCGAGGAGGCCCGGGCGATGCTGGCGCCGCTGCCCGAGGGGTACGCCAAGTCGGCTCTGCAGGAGCTCTGCGACGCGGTGGTCCACCGCGCGGGCTAG
- a CDS encoding FAD-dependent oxidoreductase has protein sequence MTRNTKVVVIGGGYSGVMAASRLTRRDDVTVTLINPRATFVERIRLHQVAGGSHDAVVEYRKVLAEGVGLVVDTVTRIDAAERSLTLANGGTVDYDYLVYAVGSGSADPRVPGAAEFAYPIADLEEAERLRSVVGAAPVSAAVTVVGGGASGIETAAELAESGRTVTLVCGGGLGPYLHPRGRRSVAKRLAELGVTVVEGPDAKVTAVTRDAVRLADGRELPSQVTIWTAGFGVPDLATRSGLSTDALGRLLTDETLTSVDDERIVAAGDSAAPSDLPFRMGCQSAVQLGPQAAETVLSRIAGEQPAPIDVGFAGQCISLGRRFGVFQVSHKDDTAKKLYLGGRPGAKLKELICRSTVWQLGYEARKPGVRTWWAKDDKRQELLLAKRDEALATR, from the coding sequence ATGACCAGGAACACGAAGGTTGTCGTGATCGGCGGCGGATACTCCGGCGTGATGGCGGCCAGTCGTCTGACGCGGCGCGACGACGTGACGGTGACGCTGATCAATCCGCGCGCGACCTTCGTCGAGCGGATCCGTCTGCACCAGGTGGCGGGAGGGTCCCACGACGCGGTCGTCGAGTACCGCAAGGTCCTGGCCGAGGGCGTCGGTCTGGTCGTCGACACCGTGACCCGGATCGACGCGGCCGAGCGCAGCCTGACCCTGGCGAACGGCGGCACGGTCGACTACGACTACCTGGTCTACGCGGTGGGCAGCGGCAGCGCCGACCCGCGCGTGCCCGGAGCGGCCGAGTTCGCCTACCCGATCGCCGATCTGGAGGAGGCCGAGCGGCTGAGGTCGGTCGTCGGGGCCGCGCCCGTGTCGGCCGCGGTGACCGTCGTCGGAGGCGGTGCGAGCGGCATCGAGACGGCCGCCGAGCTGGCGGAGTCGGGCCGTACGGTGACGCTGGTGTGCGGTGGGGGCCTCGGTCCGTATCTGCACCCTCGGGGCCGACGCTCGGTCGCCAAGCGGCTGGCCGAGCTCGGTGTGACCGTGGTCGAGGGCCCCGACGCGAAGGTGACGGCGGTGACGCGCGACGCCGTGCGGCTCGCCGACGGCCGCGAGCTGCCGAGCCAGGTGACCATCTGGACCGCCGGGTTCGGCGTGCCGGACCTGGCCACCCGCAGCGGGCTGAGCACCGACGCCCTGGGCCGCCTGCTCACGGACGAGACCCTGACGAGCGTGGACGACGAACGCATCGTCGCGGCGGGGGACTCGGCGGCCCCGTCGGACCTGCCGTTCCGGATGGGCTGTCAGTCCGCGGTCCAGCTGGGCCCGCAGGCCGCCGAGACCGTACTCAGCCGGATCGCGGGTGAGCAGCCCGCCCCCATCGACGTGGGGTTCGCCGGCCAGTGCATCAGCCTGGGGCGCCGCTTCGGCGTCTTCCAGGTCTCCCACAAGGACGACACCGCGAAGAAGCTCTACCTCGGCGGCCGCCCGGGCGCCAAGCTCAAGGAGCTCATCTGCAGGAGCACCGTCTGGCAGCTCGGGTACGAGGCGCGCAAGCCCGGTGTGCGCACCTGGTGGGCCAAGGACGACAAGCGCCAGGAGCTGCTCCTCGCCAAGCGCGACGAGGCACTGGCCACCCGCTGA
- a CDS encoding VOC family protein — protein MTALHWKLVIDAADPHAQAAFWAAALGYLEEDNSAHIKRLLDLGALPADLTVTVSDRLAFRDLIAVRHPDDPYEEATGIGHGRRILFQRVPEEKTVKNRLHPDLHVDPGTRDAEVERLEALGASVLRRVEEQGGAWVVMTDPEGNEFCVQ, from the coding sequence ATGACCGCACTCCATTGGAAGCTCGTGATCGACGCCGCCGACCCGCACGCCCAGGCCGCGTTCTGGGCCGCCGCCCTCGGCTATCTGGAGGAGGACAACAGCGCCCACATCAAGCGCCTTCTCGACCTCGGCGCACTCCCGGCCGACCTGACCGTCACGGTCTCCGACCGTCTCGCGTTCCGCGATCTGATCGCCGTCCGCCATCCCGACGATCCCTACGAGGAGGCGACCGGCATCGGCCATGGCCGCCGGATCCTCTTCCAGCGCGTCCCGGAGGAGAAGACCGTCAAGAACCGTCTGCATCCGGACCTCCACGTCGACCCGGGCACCCGGGACGCGGAGGTCGAGCGCCTGGAGGCGCTCGGCGCCTCGGTCCTGCGCCGGGTGGAGGAGCAGGGGGGCGCGTGGGTGGTCATGACGGACCCGGAGGGCAACGAGTTCTGCGTGCAGTGA
- a CDS encoding MFS transporter, whose product MPARAWALLLVLCGTIFLEGIDVAMLAVAVPSIRSDLELSTGTAAWVMSAYVLGYAGFTLLGGRAADLLGRRRMFLGWLTVFLLFSGLGGFATEGWMLITARFVTGVAAAFMTPAAMSIITTSYEEGQQRNQALLVFAGTAAGGFTLGLVIGGLLTQLGWRWVFFAPVLLAAAVLLAALRLIPREARPEKAAGGFDLAGALTAAGAMLLLAFGIVRLEHGLDGWPLTALVAAAGLVLAGVFVAVERRVTAPLVRLGLLRKASTVRADLGALLFVGSFFGFQFVATLYLQELRGWSSLETAFALVVMGVDAILAPTLTPRLVARFGNARVILGGFVLAIVSYALFLPVGPDWSYAAMFPTLLLTGLAFALAYGPLTIAATDGIAEEEQGLASGLLTTAVQFGSAVGISAVTAVYGIAGGGLDGFRAALVVPLAMVAIGALVAATGVRAPREAHVREVPEAAPEVTVS is encoded by the coding sequence ATGCCCGCACGTGCCTGGGCCCTCCTCCTCGTCCTCTGCGGCACGATCTTCCTCGAGGGCATCGATGTCGCCATGCTCGCCGTGGCGGTGCCGAGCATCAGATCCGATCTGGAGCTGTCCACCGGCACCGCGGCCTGGGTGATGTCGGCGTACGTCCTCGGCTACGCCGGCTTCACCCTCCTCGGCGGACGCGCCGCCGACCTCCTCGGCCGTCGCCGGATGTTCCTCGGCTGGCTCACCGTCTTCCTGCTCTTCTCGGGCCTCGGCGGCTTCGCGACCGAGGGCTGGATGCTGATCACGGCCCGCTTCGTGACCGGCGTCGCCGCCGCGTTCATGACCCCCGCCGCGATGTCGATCATCACCACCTCGTACGAGGAGGGCCAGCAGCGCAACCAGGCGCTGCTGGTCTTCGCGGGGACGGCCGCCGGAGGCTTCACCCTCGGGCTCGTCATCGGCGGGCTGCTCACCCAGCTCGGCTGGCGCTGGGTCTTCTTCGCGCCGGTCCTGCTCGCCGCCGCCGTCCTGCTCGCCGCGCTGCGGCTGATCCCCAGGGAGGCGCGGCCCGAGAAGGCGGCCGGCGGCTTCGACCTGGCCGGCGCGCTGACGGCCGCCGGGGCCATGCTGCTCCTCGCCTTCGGGATCGTCCGGCTGGAGCACGGCCTCGACGGCTGGCCGCTGACCGCGCTGGTCGCCGCCGCCGGCCTCGTCCTCGCCGGGGTCTTCGTCGCCGTCGAACGGCGGGTCACCGCCCCGCTCGTACGCCTCGGGCTGCTCCGCAAGGCGTCCACCGTCCGGGCCGACCTCGGGGCGCTGCTGTTCGTCGGCTCGTTCTTCGGCTTCCAGTTCGTCGCGACGCTCTACCTCCAGGAGCTGCGCGGCTGGTCCTCCCTGGAGACCGCGTTCGCCCTCGTCGTCATGGGTGTCGACGCGATCCTCGCCCCGACGCTGACCCCGCGCCTCGTGGCGAGGTTCGGCAACGCCCGGGTGATCCTCGGCGGGTTCGTGCTCGCGATCGTCTCGTACGCGCTGTTCCTGCCGGTCGGCCCGGACTGGTCGTACGCGGCGATGTTCCCGACCCTGCTGCTGACCGGGCTCGCCTTCGCCCTCGCGTACGGACCGCTGACGATCGCCGCCACCGACGGCATCGCGGAGGAGGAGCAGGGGCTCGCGAGCGGGCTGCTGACGACCGCGGTGCAGTTCGGCTCGGCGGTCGGCATCTCGGCGGTGACGGCGGTGTACGGGATCGCGGGCGGCGGGCTCGACGGGTTCCGGGCGGCGCTGGTGGTGCCGCTGGCCATGGTGGCGATCGGTGCGCTGGTCGCGGCGACCGGGGTACGGGCGCCCAGGGAGGCCCACGTTCGGGAGGTTCCGGAGGCCGCGCCCGAGGTCACCGTCTCCTGA
- a CDS encoding helix-turn-helix domain-containing protein, with protein MEEGTLKSPSHCEVTYAEGHEGDTDPFQWDTREDCEVRQILDRVADKWSLLVIALLDRRKLRFTELRREIDGISQRMLTVTLRQLERDGLVKRTVHPVVPPRVEYELTPLGGTLHTTIRSLVTWTEHHQNEIAAAREAYDAKEAAEAAAV; from the coding sequence ATGGAAGAAGGCACTTTGAAGTCACCGAGTCACTGCGAAGTCACCTACGCCGAGGGCCACGAGGGCGACACGGACCCCTTCCAGTGGGACACGCGGGAGGACTGCGAGGTACGCCAGATCCTCGACCGGGTCGCCGACAAGTGGTCCTTGCTGGTCATCGCCCTGCTCGACCGCCGCAAGCTGCGCTTCACCGAGCTGCGGCGGGAGATCGACGGGATCAGCCAGCGGATGCTGACGGTCACGCTGCGCCAGTTGGAGCGGGACGGCCTGGTGAAGCGGACGGTGCATCCGGTGGTGCCGCCGCGCGTGGAGTACGAACTGACGCCGCTGGGCGGGACGTTGCACACGACGATCCGCTCGCTGGTGACGTGGACGGAGCACCACCAGAACGAGATCGCGGCGGCGCGCGAGGCGTACGACGCGAAGGAGGCGGCGGAGGCGGCAGCGGTCTGA
- a CDS encoding sigma-E factor regulatory protein RseB domain-containing protein yields MADNRKASRYIVPVAVAGVAAATIGLVPALAASGDPDLPEITAQQLIEKIAASETQTLSGTFKVSTDLGLPSVAGLAGSLGGGSGSASADPQEKLTQLVSGTHTLRVAADGPDRQKLTILDGSDEYSLIHNGSDVWGYDSKSNEVFHEKADGAEKAPEKELPATPKELADEILKAADGTTSITVGGTAKVAGRDAYQLVIKPKQSGSMVESVKVAVDAQNGTPLKFTLASVDGGKPVVDAGFTKVDFGKPAASTFDFKVPKGAKVTEGGAEHEKAPEDFGKEFGKQFGGLGDLGGGEGPNVIGEGWTSIATFDTGAAAPKTDEAPKEVQGFLDALGDKVTGKFGSGTVFKTKLVNALMTDDGKVYVGAVTKDALVDAANAAK; encoded by the coding sequence ATGGCAGACAACCGTAAGGCGAGCCGCTACATCGTCCCGGTCGCGGTGGCCGGAGTGGCCGCTGCGACCATCGGGCTCGTACCGGCTCTCGCGGCGTCCGGGGACCCGGACCTGCCGGAGATCACGGCGCAGCAGCTGATCGAGAAGATCGCGGCTTCGGAGACGCAGACGCTGTCCGGCACGTTCAAGGTGAGCACCGACCTGGGCCTGCCGTCGGTGGCGGGCCTGGCCGGCTCCCTCGGCGGAGGCTCGGGCTCCGCGTCCGCGGACCCGCAGGAGAAGCTGACGCAGCTCGTCTCGGGCACGCACACGCTGCGCGTGGCCGCCGACGGCCCGGACCGGCAGAAGCTGACGATCCTGGACGGCTCGGACGAGTACAGCCTGATCCACAACGGCTCCGACGTGTGGGGCTACGACAGCAAGTCGAACGAGGTCTTCCACGAGAAGGCGGACGGGGCCGAGAAGGCGCCGGAGAAGGAGCTTCCGGCCACGCCGAAGGAGCTCGCCGACGAGATCCTGAAGGCCGCGGACGGCACCACGTCGATCACGGTGGGCGGCACGGCGAAGGTGGCCGGCCGGGACGCGTACCAGCTGGTCATCAAGCCGAAGCAGAGCGGCTCGATGGTCGAGTCGGTGAAGGTCGCGGTGGACGCGCAGAACGGCACCCCGCTGAAGTTCACCCTCGCCTCGGTCGACGGCGGCAAGCCGGTCGTCGACGCGGGCTTCACGAAGGTCGACTTCGGCAAGCCGGCGGCGTCCACGTTCGACTTCAAGGTGCCGAAGGGCGCCAAGGTGACGGAGGGCGGCGCGGAGCACGAGAAGGCCCCGGAGGACTTCGGGAAGGAGTTCGGAAAGCAGTTCGGCGGCCTCGGGGACCTCGGCGGCGGCGAGGGGCCGAACGTCATCGGCGAGGGCTGGACGTCGATCGCGACGTTCGACACCGGCGCCGCGGCCCCGAAGACGGACGAGGCCCCGAAGGAGGTCCAGGGCTTCCTGGACGCGCTCGGAGACAAGGTCACCGGGAAGTTCGGCTCGGGCACGGTCTTCAAGACGAAGCTCGTCAACGCCCTGATGACGGACGACGGCAAGGTGTACGTCGGCGCGGTCACCAAGGACGCGCTGGTGGACGCGGCGAACGCCGCGAAGTAA
- a CDS encoding M28 family metallopeptidase → MKFSVPRRAAALSAVAALALAGFTGVSANAAPAAVAAPDIPLANVKQHLTDLQSIASANGGNRAHGRTGYKASIDFVKAKLDAAGYTTTVQQFTSSGATGYNLIADWPGGDPNQVLMAGAHLDSVTSGAGINDNGSGSAAVLETALAVSRAGFQPTKHLRFGWWGAEELGLVGSKYYVNNLPSAERSKVSGYLNFDMIGSPNPGYFVYDDDPTIEQTFKDYFAGLGVPTEIETEGDGRSDHASFKNVGIPVGGLFTGASRVKSSAQVQKWGGTATAFDRCYHSSCDSTSNINDTALDRNSDAVAHAIWTLSAGTTTPPPGKVFENTADVSIPDNGAAVTSTANVTGITGNAPSTLKVDVNIVHTYRGDLVVDLVAPDGSVYNVHNLSGGSADNIVQTYTVNASSEVANGAWKLRVQDKAAQDTGYINSFKLTFP, encoded by the coding sequence ATGAAGTTCTCCGTGCCCAGACGCGCCGCCGCACTCTCCGCCGTCGCCGCGCTCGCCCTCGCCGGGTTCACCGGCGTCTCCGCGAACGCCGCACCCGCCGCGGTCGCCGCGCCCGACATCCCGCTCGCCAACGTCAAGCAGCACCTCACCGACCTCCAGTCGATCGCCTCCGCCAACGGTGGCAACCGCGCCCACGGCCGTACCGGCTACAAGGCGTCCATCGACTTCGTGAAGGCCAAGCTGGACGCGGCCGGATACACCACCACCGTCCAGCAGTTCACCTCCAGCGGCGCCACCGGCTACAACCTGATAGCCGACTGGCCGGGCGGTGACCCGAACCAGGTCCTCATGGCCGGAGCGCACCTCGACTCCGTCACCTCCGGCGCCGGCATCAACGACAACGGCTCCGGTTCCGCCGCCGTCCTCGAGACCGCGCTGGCCGTCTCCCGGGCCGGCTTCCAGCCCACGAAGCATCTGCGCTTCGGCTGGTGGGGCGCCGAGGAACTCGGTCTCGTCGGCTCGAAGTACTACGTGAACAACCTGCCGTCGGCCGAACGTTCCAAGGTCTCCGGCTACCTGAACTTCGACATGATCGGCTCGCCGAACCCGGGCTACTTCGTCTACGACGACGACCCCACGATCGAGCAGACCTTCAAGGACTACTTCGCCGGCCTCGGTGTGCCCACCGAGATCGAGACCGAGGGCGACGGCCGCTCCGACCACGCCTCGTTCAAGAACGTCGGCATCCCCGTCGGCGGTCTGTTCACCGGTGCCAGCCGGGTGAAGTCCAGTGCCCAGGTGCAGAAGTGGGGCGGTACGGCCACGGCCTTCGACCGCTGCTACCACTCCTCCTGCGACTCGACCTCGAACATCAACGACACCGCCCTCGACCGCAACAGCGACGCCGTCGCCCACGCGATCTGGACGCTGTCGGCCGGTACGACCACGCCGCCACCCGGCAAGGTCTTCGAGAACACGGCGGACGTGTCCATCCCGGACAACGGCGCCGCGGTGACCTCCACGGCCAACGTCACCGGCATCACCGGCAACGCACCCTCCACCCTCAAGGTGGACGTGAACATCGTCCACACCTACCGCGGTGACCTCGTCGTCGACCTCGTCGCCCCCGACGGCTCGGTCTACAACGTGCACAACCTGTCCGGCGGCAGCGCAGACAACATCGTCCAGACCTACACCGTGAACGCCTCCTCGGAGGTCGCCAACGGCGCCTGGAAGCTCCGCGTCCAGGACAAGGCAGCGCAGGACACCGGCTACATCAACAGCTTCAAGCTGACGTTCCCGTAA